Proteins from a single region of Hordeum vulgare subsp. vulgare chromosome 6H, MorexV3_pseudomolecules_assembly, whole genome shotgun sequence:
- the LOC123402725 gene encoding uncharacterized protein LOC123402725 gives MMKKTTCKGRGKNIARLNKKQNASKTVLKQRPIHPGIGSEDECDDFIKFCESSSINLTKQIESKLSESVVSLASFNGRTPVFECTGIFIENLMDTIQILTSANLVKSVSEGITDNLTIKVRLPSDQVVIGSLHRCDFKYDLAVVNIRHTRSIHIQEAHLSSSHPVQFESNSKVVAVERCFSKGMFKFTNGIVIGPASDEPRKLMISTHKMNTALSGYPLVDFDGNFVGVNLRRGEMTFFVPMNKILEFLGLSATTSAADATDKPDPNSRALLDEGRDMSPHDRYLFELAKHEFGEVYEEEDYYRSSYD, from the exons ATGATGAAGAAAACCACGTGCAAGGGAAGAGGCAAGAACATAGCACGCTTGAATAAAAAGCAAAATGCCAGCAAAACAGTACTTAAGCAAC GACCCATCCATCCAGGTATTGGCTCTGAAGATGAGTGCGATGACTTCATTAAATTCTGTGAAAGTTCCTCGATTAATCTCACCAAGCAGATTGAATCAAAGCTATCAGAAAGTGTTGTTTCTCTTGCTTCATTCAATG GACGTACGCCTGTATTTGAATGCACAGGAATATTTATTGAAAACTTAATGGATACCATACAAATTTTGACTTCAGCTAATCTTGTTAAATCTGTTAGTGAGGGGATCACTGATAACTTGACG ATTAAAGTGCGTCTTCCCAGTGACCAAGTTGTCATTGGCTCGTTACACCGTTGTGATTTCAAGTATGATCTTGCTGTTGTGAACATCAGGCATACACGTAGTATTCATATTCAGGAAGCACATCTCAGTTCAAGCCATCCCGTGCAATTTGAGTCTAATAGTAAGGTAGTAGCTGTGGAGCGTTGTTTCAGCAAAGGCATGTTTAAGTTTACAAATGGGATAGTGATTGGCCCTGCAAGTGATGAACCCCGTAAGCTTATGATCTCCACACATAAAATGAACACG GCTCTGAGTGGATACCcccttgttgattttgatgggaACTTTGTTGGAGTGAACCTCCGACGTGGCGAAATGACTTTTTTTGTGCCAATGAACAAGATTCTTGAATTCCTGGGGCTCTCTGCGACAACTAG CGCTGCTGATGCTACTGATAAACCTGATCCAAACAG TCGGGCACTGCTCGACGAGGGCCGCGATATGTCCCCGCATGACCGATATCTGTTCGAGCTGGCAAAGCATGAATTTGGAGAGGTCTATGAGGAAGAGGATTATTACAGGTCTTCTTACGATTGA
- the LOC123405683 gene encoding protein argonaute 2-like, with protein sequence MEGYFMKHNGFGMARNVLRGRAGDLGGSPSRPTGGHLRPTLLGGGHGGRGGRQGRDGGRGGSQGGGRRRCEARPPPLGPDVGRRHHVGHGRCRPGAGAGAGGAGAATGEAGGAAGGGAATGEASLAARRREEAAAGAGRRDEIPPARGWNRSAASRLTRSLGRRTSNRLLRIPHASAKPQRRVRRRGPHPVLVRSGGQGEQGNDLLYSPSASVPKAHRREASLFVEPSPLVSCDSDEEFFTHTCGPAPNIGLGVPVLDVDSRLVGFSASNMQGPTKFLPRITFEKELNKIVNSKDLKHFKHLIYMAGTDMVGDVR encoded by the exons ATGGAAGGATATTTTATGAAGCACAATGGATTTGGCATGGCACGGAACGTATTGCG AGGACGAGCCGGCGACCTTGGAGGAAGCCCCTCGCGGCCCACGGGAGGACACCTTCGGCCGACTCTTCTTGGGGGCGGGCACGGCGGCAGGGGCGGGCGCCAGGGCAGGGACGGGGGCCGGGGCGGGAGCCAGGGaggcgggaggaggcggtgcgagGCCCGCCCACCGCCGCTTGGCCCCGACGTGGGTCGCCGCCACCACGTCGGCCACGGTCGGTGCAGGCCGGGGGCGGGGGCAGGGGCgggcggggcgggcgcggcgACGGGCGAGGCAGGCGGGGCGGCGGGCGGGGGCGCGGCGACGGGGGAGGCCTCCCTGGCGGCGaggcggcgggaggaggcggcggcaggagCCGGGAGGCGGGATGAAATCCCTCCCGCGCGAGGGTGGAACAGGAGTGCGG CCTCGCGTCTCACCAGATCCCTTGGACGCCGCACATCCAATCGTCTCCTCCGGATTCCGCACGCCTCCGCCAAACCCCAGAGGCGAGTCCGGCGTCGAGGACCCCACCCGGTCCTGGTCCGGAGCGGCGGACAAGGGGAGCAAGGGAACGACCTACTCTACTCCCCATCGGCATCGGTGCCTAAGGCGCATCGGAGGGAAGCGAGCCTTTTTGTCGAGCCATCTCCTCTCGTTTCCTG CGATTCAGATGAAGAATTCTTCACACATACCTGTGGTCCCGCCCCAAACATTGGTCTTGGTGTGCCTGTGCTTGATGTAGACAGTAGACTGGTTGGTTTTTCTGCTTCCAACATGCAAGGGCCAACTAAGTTTCTACCCAGGATCACTTTCGAaaaagagttgaacaagattgtaAATTCCAAG GACCTCAAGCATTTTAAGCACCTCATCTATATGGCTGGTACGGACATGGTCGGAGATGTGAG ATAA